A DNA window from Camelina sativa cultivar DH55 chromosome 17, Cs, whole genome shotgun sequence contains the following coding sequences:
- the LOC104754468 gene encoding RNA-binding protein BRN2-like isoform X1, translated as MAEETMENEERVKLFVGQVPKHMTEAQLLTLFREFSIVDEVNIIKEKTTQASRGCCFLTCPSREEADKVVNGFHNKKTLPGASSPLQVKYADGELERLEHKLFVGMLPKNVSEAEVLPLFSVYGTIKDLQILRGSIQTSKGCLFLKYESKQQAVAAMEALNGRHIMEGTNVPLIVKWADTERERQSRRLQRVQSHISRLDPQNPSMFGALPMSYVPPYNGYGYHVPGTYGYMLPPIQSQHAFHNVISPNQSNGGNALQGTALTESVPPRLAPRRNFPTALGNYGYNGLQYPMAFPRGMISPRLPLTTVSPGFSKYGTSIPSSLQTEGPAGANLFIYNIPREFGDQELAVAFQSFGKVISAKVFVDKVTGISKCFGFISYDSQEAAQNAINTMNGRQLSGKKLKVQLKREQQQQQQSNKPLLNGLLNS; from the exons atggCGGAGGAGACGATGGAGAACGAAGAGAGGGTGAAGCTGTTCGTCGGACAAGTTCCGAAGCATATGACGGAGGCTCAACTTCTCACATTGTTTCGGGAATTCTCCATCGTTGATGAAGTCAACATCATTAAGGAGAAGACTACTCAAGCTTCCCgag GATGCTGTTTTCTGACATGTCCTTCAAGGGAAGAAGCAGACAAGGTGGTCAATGGTTTTCATAACAAGAAGACATTGCCTGGG GCTTCTAGCCCGTTACAAGTCAAATATGCAGATGGAGAGTTGGAAAGACTAG AGCACAAACTTTTTGTCGGTATGCTACCAAAGAATGTATCTGAAGCTGAAGTCCTACCCTTATTCTCTGTATACGGAACCATTAAGGATCTACAGATTCTAAGAGGGTCTATACAAACTAGCAAGG GATGTCTGTTTCTGAAGTATGAGTCTAAACAACAAGCGGTCGCAGCTATGGAAGCCCTCAACGGAAGACATATAATGGAG gGTACAAATGTTCCTTTGATTGTCAAATGGGCAGACACAGAAAGGGAAAGACAATCACGAAGACTTCAAAGAGTTCAATCTCATATCTCCAGACTGGATCCGCAAAACCCCTCCATGTTTGGAGCATTACCTATGAGTTATGTTCCTCCTTACAATGGATACGGCTATCAT GTACCTGGAACTTATGGGTACATGCTACCACCTATCCAGAGTCAACATGCATTTCACAATGTAATTTCACCGAACCAAAGTAACGGAGGAAACGCATTGCAGGGAACCGCTTTGACCGAGTCTGTCCCACCACGTTTAGCCCCCCGTAGAAACTTCCCAACGGCTCTTGGGAACTATGGTTACAATGGTCTACAGTATCCTATGGCATTTCCTAGAGGGATGATATCTCCTCGCCTTCCTCTAACCACAGTTTCACCTGGATTTTCTAAGTACGGCACATCAATACCTTCCTCGCTACAAACTGAAG GACCAGCAGGTGcaaatctatttatttataacatacCTCGAGAATTCGGGGACCAAGAGCTCGCGGTTGCGTTTCAATCTTTCGGTAAGGTTATAAGCGCCAAGGTGTTTGTAGACAAGGTCACTGGTATAAGCAAATGTTTCG GATTCATTAGTTATGACTCACAAGAGGCTGCTCAGAACGCTATTAACACAATGAACGGTCGCCAATTAAGCGGTAAGAAATTGAAAGTCCAGCTTAAGAgagagcagcagcagcaacaacaaagtAACAAACCGTTATTAAACGGTTTATTAAACTCGTAA
- the LOC104754468 gene encoding RNA-binding protein BRN2-like isoform X2, with amino-acid sequence MAEETMENEERVKLFVGQVPKHMTEAQLLTLFREFSIVDEVNIIKEKTTQASRGCCFLTCPSREEADKVVNGFHNKKTLPGASSPLQVKYADGELERLEHKLFVGMLPKNVSEAEVLPLFSVYGTIKDLQILRGSIQTSKGCLFLKYESKQQAVAAMEALNGRHIMEGTNVPLIVKWADTERERQSRRLQRVQSHISRLDPQNPSMFGALPMSYVPPYNGYGYHGTALTESVPPRLAPRRNFPTALGNYGYNGLQYPMAFPRGMISPRLPLTTVSPGFSKYGTSIPSSLQTEGPAGANLFIYNIPREFGDQELAVAFQSFGKVISAKVFVDKVTGISKCFGFISYDSQEAAQNAINTMNGRQLSGKKLKVQLKREQQQQQQSNKPLLNGLLNS; translated from the exons atggCGGAGGAGACGATGGAGAACGAAGAGAGGGTGAAGCTGTTCGTCGGACAAGTTCCGAAGCATATGACGGAGGCTCAACTTCTCACATTGTTTCGGGAATTCTCCATCGTTGATGAAGTCAACATCATTAAGGAGAAGACTACTCAAGCTTCCCgag GATGCTGTTTTCTGACATGTCCTTCAAGGGAAGAAGCAGACAAGGTGGTCAATGGTTTTCATAACAAGAAGACATTGCCTGGG GCTTCTAGCCCGTTACAAGTCAAATATGCAGATGGAGAGTTGGAAAGACTAG AGCACAAACTTTTTGTCGGTATGCTACCAAAGAATGTATCTGAAGCTGAAGTCCTACCCTTATTCTCTGTATACGGAACCATTAAGGATCTACAGATTCTAAGAGGGTCTATACAAACTAGCAAGG GATGTCTGTTTCTGAAGTATGAGTCTAAACAACAAGCGGTCGCAGCTATGGAAGCCCTCAACGGAAGACATATAATGGAG gGTACAAATGTTCCTTTGATTGTCAAATGGGCAGACACAGAAAGGGAAAGACAATCACGAAGACTTCAAAGAGTTCAATCTCATATCTCCAGACTGGATCCGCAAAACCCCTCCATGTTTGGAGCATTACCTATGAGTTATGTTCCTCCTTACAATGGATACGGCTATCAT GGAACCGCTTTGACCGAGTCTGTCCCACCACGTTTAGCCCCCCGTAGAAACTTCCCAACGGCTCTTGGGAACTATGGTTACAATGGTCTACAGTATCCTATGGCATTTCCTAGAGGGATGATATCTCCTCGCCTTCCTCTAACCACAGTTTCACCTGGATTTTCTAAGTACGGCACATCAATACCTTCCTCGCTACAAACTGAAG GACCAGCAGGTGcaaatctatttatttataacatacCTCGAGAATTCGGGGACCAAGAGCTCGCGGTTGCGTTTCAATCTTTCGGTAAGGTTATAAGCGCCAAGGTGTTTGTAGACAAGGTCACTGGTATAAGCAAATGTTTCG GATTCATTAGTTATGACTCACAAGAGGCTGCTCAGAACGCTATTAACACAATGAACGGTCGCCAATTAAGCGGTAAGAAATTGAAAGTCCAGCTTAAGAgagagcagcagcagcaacaacaaagtAACAAACCGTTATTAAACGGTTTATTAAACTCGTAA